The DNA segment GCCGGCCGGGGTGCTGAGGGCGGTGCGCCCGGGGTGGCGCAGGGCGTGCGCGGCGATGTCGTCGGCGACCGTGCGCATCACCGCTCCCCCGGGTCGGTGACGGTCATGTCGACCGCGACGAAGCGGAGTTCGGAGGTGTAGCGGCTGCCCTGGTCGTCGGTGAGCCAGGCTTGCTCGGGGGTGGGCAGCATCTCGCTGACCTTGAGCCGGGCGCCGGGGTCCTTGCGGGCGAGCCTGCGGGCCGCCTTGGCGAGGATGGTGAGGTAGACGGGGCTGTCGAAGTCGACGTAGAACGGCCGGGGTTCGGTCGGCGAGACCACGAACACGAACCGGGGCAGCTCGTGCCGGCGCTGCCAGTGCCGGGCCTTCACGAAGCGGGCGGCCTCCGTCTTCTCGTCGGCGAAGTCCACCTCGGAGACCGGCAGTTGCCAGGTCTCGCGGGCCACGGTCATCCGGCCGAGGGTGATGCGCGGGGTGTGCTCGCCCTCGGGCCGCAGGGTGAAGCGGTCCATGACGCGCTGGGTGAGGGTGTTGGCGTAGGCGTCGAGCACGTCGTAGGCGGTGCCGTCGGGCAGCACCGCGGTGAGCCGGCCGCCCCGGTCCTCGACCCGGACGTCGGCGCTGAGCACGGTGCGCGGGCGGTGCGGGTCGCCGGTCTGGTCGACCAGGGCGACGTAGTGGTCCTCGGGCCGGTCCAGGGAGGGCCGACTGCGGGTGGACCACTTCAGGGGCAGCTCCTTGGGCAGCATGGGCAGCAGGCGCGGGCCGGGGAAGTCGCGGGTGGTCTCGGCGAGCAGCTCGTCCCGGTCGGGGTGCTGGTGGACGAAGAGCGAGGCGCCCATGGTGTTCAGCGCGCAGTGCATCTCGCCGAGGACGAGGTCCACGTCGCCGCGGGCGAGGGCGGCCTCGTCGGCGGCGACCACCAGCACATCGGGGCTGATGTAGCGGGCGAGCGACCAGCCGTCGCCGGGCTCGTCGAACTCGCGGCGGACCCGCTCGGCCAGCTCGGCGGTGGTCACCCGGACCCGGCGCACGCCCTCGGGCAGATCGAGGACGCGGGCCCACTTGGCGCGCAGTTCGTCCTGGATGGCGTCGATGAGGTCACCCGCGTCGGGGTGCGGGGAGGGCAGGGTGTGCAGCCACAGGGTGCCCAGGTCGACCTGCGCGCCGCCGGCGCCCAGCCGCTCGTACACGGTGCGCAGCCGGGCGCGGACGGCCTCGGCGAAGCGGTTCGTCATCCAGCGGGCGGCGGTCAGGCACAGCTGGAGCGGTTCGAGGTGGCCGAGGAGTGCGGCGCCGGTGGTGGCGGTGGCGGCGCGCCGGGCGTCGGAGTACACCAGTCCCCGGCAGGGTGCGGTGCGTTCGCCCTTGGCGCGCTGGGCCTCGCTGTCGGTCAGCGCGGCGAAGTCGGCCTCCAGCGCGGTGATCGCGTCGGTCAGGGCGGCGGCGTCGGTGCCCGCGGCGCGTACGGCGTCCCGGCCGCGTTCCAGTACGGCGAGGCGCTCCAACGCGGCCTCGCGCGGCGCCTGTTCGGGGACCCGCTCCAGGATCTCGCGCAGGGCGCGGTCGGGATGGGTGGCGGCCGGCACGTCCAGCTTCCACTGCACCCAGCGGCGCGCCATCAGGTCCCGTACGACCTGGGTGGCCTCGTCCTCGGACAGGCCCAGCTCGGCGGCGACGGCGGGCAGGTGCCGGGTGCCGTCGCAGAGTTCCAGTACGGCGCGTTCGCGGTCGCCGATCTGCCGGGCGGGGCGGCCGGGCACCTGGACCGTCCCGTCGGCGCAGCGCACGAACGAGACCCGGCGCGGCGGTATCCAGCGCATCAGCGCGCTGTCCGCGGCCAGGACCTTCGCCAGGGCGTCGATCGCCCAGCCGGAGAAGTACACCTCGCGGGCGGCGAGGAAGCCGTCGCCGGGGGACATGGTGACGCCGCCGCCGTCGGCCGGGTCCCAGTGGCCCCAGCCGACGGGTCCGAAGAAGCCGATGGTGTCGTTCTTCACGCAGAACCGCTGCCAGTAGTGCGCGACCAGCTCCTCGCGCTGCCGCGGCATGCTGCTGCGGCTGTCCGCGCTCGGGGTCCAGCGCAGGAACGGCGCGATGCCGGTGCGCAGGACGGCGGGGTTCTGCCAGGCGAGCGCGGCCTGGAAGCGGGGCTGGGCCGCGATCTCCTGGAGGTAGCGCGCGGTGTCCACGGCCGCCGTCGCGAGATCCTCCGTGAAGGCCCCCCACTCCGGTCCGGACAACTCGTCGCCGGGGCCGAACTTGTCGGCGGCCTCGGCGAGTCCGGGCGGGGCGAGGCGCAGCACGCCGTCGGCGGGGAAGCCGGGGCCGCGGAGCGCGAACTGCTCCCACAGCCGCCAGCCTCCGCCCGGCAGCAGGACAGGTGCGTGCTCGTCCGACATCGCGTGCTCCTTCCGAATGGGGTGCGCGGGAAATCGCGTGGCCCGGGGTTTCCGGGGTGCCGGGCGGCCCGCGACCGAAGAGCACGGTCCCGCGTCGGGGCGGTGGGTCACCAGGGAAGTTCCGGCAGCAACGGGTGCCACCGCTTCGGCGTGTTCGTCCCTGACCCGGCGGGGCGGGTGCCGGGCACTCTTGCGTCGCCGGACCCTGATCCGCGGCCGGCCCATCACCTGCGGGAGGTTCACCGTGACGCAATCCGACTCCGCGAACGCCGCCGGCGGCGACGAGACGCGCCCCGACGCCGGGGACGTGTATCTCGTGGTGCGCAACGACGAGGAGCAGTACTCGATCTGGCGGGCGGACCGCGAGCTGCCGGCCGGCTGGCACCGGGAGGGCCGCGAGGGCAGCCGGCAGGAGTGCCTCGACCACATCGACGCCGTCTGGACGGACATGCGCCCGCTGAGCCTGCGCCGCCGGCTCGCCGGGGCCGATGTCTGAGGTCCGGCCGGCCCTGACGCCGGCCCGGCCGGCCAACGCACCGCCGACACGGCGGCCTACGGAGCGCGTGAGTGACGTACCGTCAAGAACCTTGCTCACTGCGGGAGTCGACCTGCTGACGGCGACGGAGTCCGGCGGTGTGCTCACGACCCTCCGGACACCGGCGCAACCGGGCGACCCGCCGTCGTCGGCCGCGCCCCCCGGCCCGCTGTGCCCCGCCCTCCTGGACCTGCCCGGTCCGCCGTACCCGCAATACCCCGTCGGCCCCCGGCCGCTGCGCGGTCCGCTGGAGCTGTATCTGACCGAGGTCGGCAGCCAGGACGACCGGTCGCTGCTGCGCGCCCAGGAGTTGCTGGACGCGCAGGAGCGGGCGCGGGCCCGTGCCTTCCGGCGGCCCCGGGACCGGGACGCGTACGTGATCGCGCATGCCACGCTGCGCGCCCTGCTCAGCCCCCTGCTGGGGGTCCCGGCGGACGAGCTGCCGCTGACGCGGGAGCCGTGCGCGGGCTGCGGGGGCCCGCACGGGCGGCCCGTGCTGCGCACCTCGGGGGTGCACTTCTCCCTCTCGCACAGCGGGGACCTGGTGCTGGTGGCGCTCGCCGGCGCCCCGGTCGGGGTCGATGTGGAGGGCGTGGCCACGGTGGAGGCGGTGCGCAGCGCCCAGTGCGCGCTGCACGCGGCGGAGGTGGCGGAGCTGGCCCGGCTCCCGGCACACGAGCGGCAGGCGGCCTTCACCCGGACCTGGGTGCGCAAGGAGGCGTACCTCAAGGGGCTGGGCACGGGGCTGGTGCGCGATCCGGCCCTGGACCACGTCGGCACCGGGCCGCGGCCGGTGTCGCCGTCGCCGGACTGGCAGCTGCGGGACGTCCTCGTCCCGGCGGGGTACGCGGCGGCCGTGGCGCTGCGACGGGAGTGAGGGCGCGACGGGAACAGCGCACGCGAAGACGGCGGGGACCGGTCCGACGACCGGTCCCCGCCGCGTTGTGCCCCGCCCGTCCTCGCGGACGCGCCCGCGCCCCTCTTCGCGGGCACTGCCCCACCCGTCCCCACGGGCGGGCCTTCACGACTCCCCCACGTCCGGAGCACGTTCCGCGCGCTACGATCACCGCGTGACCGCCCCGGAACCCACCATCGTCGCCACCTCCGGAGGACATCGCGCCGCCGCACGCACCCGGGTGCTCTTCGACGCCCTGGTCCAGCACGCGGTGGATCTCTCCGGTGTGCACGGACGGCGACCGCGCATCCTGTACGTCGGCACCGCGATCGGGGACGCCGAGCACGTCACGGCGCGGATGTCGGAGGCGGCCCGGGTGGCGGGCTTCGATCTGACGCCCCTGCACCTGTTCCCCATGCCGAACGTCGAGGACGTCGAGGGCACGGTCCTGGACCACGACGTGGTGTGGGTGATGGGCGGCTCGGTGGCGAACCTGCTCGCCGTGTGGCGGGTGCACGGCCTGGACGCGGTCATGCGGCGGGCCTGGCGGGCGGGGGTGGTGCTCGCCGGGGTCAGCGCGGGTTCCATCTGCTGGTTCGAGGGCGGCGCCACGGACTCCTTCGGCCCTGAACTGCGGCCGGTGACGGACGCGTTGGGGCTGCTGCCGTACGGCAACGGGGTGCACTACGACTCCGACCCGGGCCGGCGTCCGCTGATCCACCGGCTGGTCGCCGACGGCACCCTGCCCACGGCGCACTGCACCGACGACGGGGTGGGCCTGGTCTACCGGGGCACCGAACTTATCGAGGCGGTCGCGGAGTTGCCGGGCAAGGGGGCGTACGTGGTGCGCCGCGAGGACGGGCGGGCCGTGGAGGAGCGCATCACTCCCCGGCTGCTGCCGAGTCCGGGGGTGTGACCCCCGGGTCGCCGGCCGCCGCATCTCAGATCAGTCCGTGGCGCACCGCGCGCGCCACCGCGTGGGC comes from the Streptomyces sp. SUK 48 genome and includes:
- a CDS encoding MbtH family NRPS accessory protein, whose translation is MYLVVRNDEEQYSIWRADRELPAGWHREGREGSRQECLDHIDAVWTDMRPLSLRRRLAGADV
- a CDS encoding peptidase E, with the translated sequence MTAPEPTIVATSGGHRAAARTRVLFDALVQHAVDLSGVHGRRPRILYVGTAIGDAEHVTARMSEAARVAGFDLTPLHLFPMPNVEDVEGTVLDHDVVWVMGGSVANLLAVWRVHGLDAVMRRAWRAGVVLAGVSAGSICWFEGGATDSFGPELRPVTDALGLLPYGNGVHYDSDPGRRPLIHRLVADGTLPTAHCTDDGVGLVYRGTELIEAVAELPGKGAYVVRREDGRAVEERITPRLLPSPGV
- a CDS encoding 4'-phosphopantetheinyl transferase superfamily protein, with protein sequence MLTAGVDLLTATESGGVLTTLRTPAQPGDPPSSAAPPGPLCPALLDLPGPPYPQYPVGPRPLRGPLELYLTEVGSQDDRSLLRAQELLDAQERARARAFRRPRDRDAYVIAHATLRALLSPLLGVPADELPLTREPCAGCGGPHGRPVLRTSGVHFSLSHSGDLVLVALAGAPVGVDVEGVATVEAVRSAQCALHAAEVAELARLPAHERQAAFTRTWVRKEAYLKGLGTGLVRDPALDHVGTGPRPVSPSPDWQLRDVLVPAGYAAAVALRRE
- a CDS encoding lantibiotic dehydratase; its protein translation is MSDEHAPVLLPGGGWRLWEQFALRGPGFPADGVLRLAPPGLAEAADKFGPGDELSGPEWGAFTEDLATAAVDTARYLQEIAAQPRFQAALAWQNPAVLRTGIAPFLRWTPSADSRSSMPRQREELVAHYWQRFCVKNDTIGFFGPVGWGHWDPADGGGVTMSPGDGFLAAREVYFSGWAIDALAKVLAADSALMRWIPPRRVSFVRCADGTVQVPGRPARQIGDRERAVLELCDGTRHLPAVAAELGLSEDEATQVVRDLMARRWVQWKLDVPAATHPDRALREILERVPEQAPREAALERLAVLERGRDAVRAAGTDAAALTDAITALEADFAALTDSEAQRAKGERTAPCRGLVYSDARRAATATTGAALLGHLEPLQLCLTAARWMTNRFAEAVRARLRTVYERLGAGGAQVDLGTLWLHTLPSPHPDAGDLIDAIQDELRAKWARVLDLPEGVRRVRVTTAELAERVRREFDEPGDGWSLARYISPDVLVVAADEAALARGDVDLVLGEMHCALNTMGASLFVHQHPDRDELLAETTRDFPGPRLLPMLPKELPLKWSTRSRPSLDRPEDHYVALVDQTGDPHRPRTVLSADVRVEDRGGRLTAVLPDGTAYDVLDAYANTLTQRVMDRFTLRPEGEHTPRITLGRMTVARETWQLPVSEVDFADEKTEAARFVKARHWQRRHELPRFVFVVSPTEPRPFYVDFDSPVYLTILAKAARRLARKDPGARLKVSEMLPTPEQAWLTDDQGSRYTSELRFVAVDMTVTDPGER